The Streptomyces sp. NBC_01276 genome contains the following window.
CGGCGCGGTCCACGGGGAGCGGCCCCAATTCGTTTGCGGACGCCCGCGGCCGTCCGTACCGTCGTGAACGCCCCATCCCCGCCGAAACGGAGTAGGACGTTGCTCTTCTGAGGTCCGAGACACCGACCGCCACCACATCCCTGTGACCGACACGTCGGCTGTCTCCCCGCGTTGCACTCACCACTCACGCAACCTGGAGGCCTCCATGAGTCACCCCTCTGCCTTTCTCTCCTGCTCCGCCCTGTCCTTCGACTGGCCCGACGGAACCCCCGTCTTCGACGGGTTCCAGCTGGCCGTCGGCCCCGGCCGCACCGGCCTGATCGGGCTCAACGGGTGTGGGAAGTCCACCCTGTTGAAGCTCGCCGCCGGCGAACTGACCCCGTCCGGTGGGCGGATCTCCGTCGCCGGGACCCTCGGCCACCTCCCTCAGGACGCCACCCTCGACACCGCCCTGCGCGTGGACGAGGCGCTCGGCATCCGCGCCACCCGCACCGCGCTGCACTCCATCGAGGCGGGCGAGGCCACCGAGGCGAACTTCGCCGCCGTGGGCGACGACTGGGACGTGGAGGAGCGCGCCCTGGCCACGCTCGACCAGCTCGGGCTCGCCCGGATCGGCCTGGACCGCACCGTCGGCGAACTGTCGGGCGGCGAGTGCGTCCTGCTGCGGCTCGCGGCGCTGCTGCTCGCCCGTCCGGACGTGCTGCTGCTCGACGAACCGACGAACAACCTGGACCTGAGGGCCCGGCAGCGCCTGTACGCGGCCGTCGAGTCCTGGTCCGGGGTGATGGTCCTGGTCAGCCACGACCGGGAGCTGCTGGAGCGGGTCGACCAGATCGCCGACCTGCACGACGGCGAAGTCCACTGGTACGGCGGCAACTTCAGCGCGTACGAGCGGATGCTCGCCACGGAACAGGAGGCGGCCGAGCGGACGGTCCGGGCCGCCGAGGCCGACGTACAGCGCCAGAAGCGCGAACTGTCCGACGCCCACCTCAAATTGGCGCGGCGCAAGCGGTACGGCCAGAAGATGTACGACACCAAGCGTGAGCCGAAGATCGTCATGGGTGCCCGCAAACGCGCCGCCCAGGAATCGGCCGGCAAGCACCGGATCCTGCACACCGAGCGGCTGGCGGACGCCCGCGAGCGGCTGGACCAGGCGGCGGAAGCGGTCCGCGACGACGCCGAGATCCGCATCGAGCTCCCCGCCACCGAGGTGCCGCCGGGCCGTCGGGTCCTCACCCTGAGCGATCTGCGGCTCGCGCACGGGGCCTCGGTGCCGGGCGAGTGGGAGGTGCGCGGACCGGAGCGGATCGCCCTGGTCGGCGGCAACGGCTCGGGCAAGACCACCCTGCTGCGGACCGTCGCGGGGCTGCTGCCTCCGGTGTCCGGCGAGGCGGTCACGCACGTACCGGCGCGCTTCCTGCCGCAGCGGCTCGACGTGCTGGACGACGACCGCTCGGTCGTTCAGAACGTGGCGCGGTTCGCCCCGCAGGCCACGGACAACCAGATCCGGGCGCGGCTGGCGCACTTCCTGTTCCGGGGCGCCCGTGCGGACCGGGCGGCCGGCACCCTCTCGGGCGGCGAACGCTTCCGGGCGACGCTGGCGGCGCTGCTGCTGGCGGAGCCGGCTCCCAGGCTGCTGATGCTGGACGAACCGACGAACAACCTCGACCTGGCGAGCGTCCGGCAGCTCGCCGGCGCCCTGGAGGCGTACGAGGGCGCCCTGGTGGTGGCGAGCCACGACGTGCCGTTCCTGGAGTCCATCGGCATCACGCGATGGCTGCTGCTCGACGGCACGCTGCGCCCCACCAGCGCCGAGGAGGTCAGGGAGTCCCGATGGCCCGGGTGAACCCCGACCGGGCCGCCGAACCGACGGACGGACCACCGGGTCCCCGGCCCCCGGCCCCCGGTCCTCAGCCCCCGGGGCCGGGCTCTGCGACCCGGCGCCGGGGCCGGGGGCTGAGGCCCGGGGACCACGGGCTGCGGCCCGGAGCCTGCGGCCGGGGGCCGGGGTGAGACCCGGGGACCGGGGGCCGGAGGCCCGGAGGCACGGGGCCGGACCGCGCGGGGCCGGGGCCGGACCGCGCGGGGCCGGACCGCAGGGCGCTCGCGGAGCAGCCGCGTTGCGCGGCCGGGCCGGGAGCGCGCGGCGTCGGGCATTCCGTTCACGGTCGGCGGCTTCCCTGGAGCCGGTGATTCCCTCGCGTGAGCCGTCGCGGCGATCGGCCCGACGGCCCGTGCGGTCCGACGCCGCGCGATTCGCACATGAAGCCGTCGCGCCACCGCGGCCCGGCGGAGCGCCCGCGCCCGCCGGCCCTGCCCGCCGCCGACTCGCGCGACGCCGTCCGCGCCACCGCCCCGGGACCCCCGAACGCTCGTCCCGACCGACGCGTGGACGCGAAGGGCACGCGTACGACCACCACCGCCGTGGGCCCCGCGCGGGCCGGCGCCCCGCTCGGCGGGAGCGCGGACCGTTTCCGCTCCGGCCGGGAGGGCAACGTCTCGGCCCACATCGGAACCACGGGCTCCGAGAACCGCGGCACCGGTCCGCCCGAAGTGCTCCGCGCGCCGCTCCCGACCGTCAAAGCGGAAGCCACCGACCACCTTCTGGCGTGAATCTCACCTTTCTGAAGCCCCGAAAGACCCTCGCAAACTGCGCAAATAACCGGACGTAACCGGACATATCGACGCGTGGGGCTTGGCTGGCCTTGATGTCGCGCTTAACCTACGACTCCGTAGGCTACGGAACCGTAGGTAATTCGCTTTGTCCCCAGGAGCACCCGTGACGATCACCTCTCCCCACCTCGGCAGCTCGGAGGCGTGGACCGACGCCAAGCTGCTGTACGCGCTGGAAGAGGTGGTCGAGAAGGAGCTCAACCGCCATCTGAAGGTCACCAAGGACTGGATGCCCCACGAGTACGTCCCGTGGAGCGACGGCCGGAACTTCCCCGGCTTCTTCGAGGACGGCGAGGCCTGGGACCCCCAGCAGTCCAAGGTCACCGACATCGGCAAGATCGCGCTGGTCGTCAACCTGCTGACCGAGGACAACCTCCCCAGCTACCACCACGAGATCGCGAGCCTTTTCGGCCGCAACGGCGCGTGGGGCACCTGGGTGCACCGCTGGACCGCCGAGGAGGGCCGCCACGGCATCGTGATGCGCGACTACCTGCTGGCCTCGCGCGCCGTGGACCCGGACAAGCTGGAAGCGTTCCGGATGCAGCACATGTCGGAGGGCTTCGAGTCCGACAACAGCCACTCGATGCTGCACTCGGTGGCCTACGTCGCCTTCCAGGAGCTCGCGACGCGCATCTCGCACCGCAACACCGGCCACCAGTCCGGTGACCCGGTCTGCGACCGGATGCTGGCACGCATCGCGCAGGACGAGAACCTGCACATGATCTTCTACCGCAACCTGCTGGGCGCCGCCTTCGAGATCGCCCCGGACCTGACGATGCAGGCCGTGCGGGACGTGGTCGTGAACTTCCGGATGCCCGGACACGGCATGCCCGGCTTCGAGCGGATGGCCGCGCAGATGGCGATCGGCGGGGTCTACAACCTGCGGATCCACCACGACGACGTGCTGAGCCCCGTGATCCGCTTCCTCAAGATCATGGACATCGACGGGCTCGGCCCCGAGGGCCAGAAGGCCCAGGAGGAGCTCGGGCTCTTCATGAACGGGCTGGACTCCGAGGCCCGCAAGTTCGACGAGCGCCTGGCCGCCCGCGCCGCGCGCCTGGCCGCCCGCAAGGGCTGACCGACACCGACGGCGGGCCCCTGAGGGGCCCCGGTCCGTACGCCCGTACGTGGTGAAGCCCCGGCAGGAGGACCTGCCGGGGCTTCACCACGTACGGGGCCGGACCGCGGGCGGCGCTCAGCGACGCGGGCGCAGGGCCTGCCGTTCCGTCTCCGAGAGGCCGCCCCAGACGCCGAACCGCTCGTCGTTGGCCAGGGCGTACTCCAGGCACGCCGCCCGCCCCTCACACGCCCCGCACAGCCGCTTCGCGTCCCGGAGCGAGGAACCGGGCTCCGGGAAGAAGAAGGCCGGGCCCGTCTGGGCGCACAGCGCGAGGTCGTACCAGGCGGGGGCGGTGGTGGCAGTGGTGTTCATCGACATGCCGCCGATCCTGCTGCGCCCCGATGGACGTCCGATCAACAGCTCATCAACAGCAGGTCAGCCACTGAGCGAGGGCGTCGAAGTCCGCGGGCGTGAGACCCGAACGGGGATCGACCCGGTGCAGCAGCGCGGGCGCCGGGTGACGGTCGGCGGCCCAGGCCCGGTCGGCGGCGGTGATCTCGTCGTCCACCCAGACGAAGGGGCGCCCCTGCGCGCGGGCGAGGAGCGGACGGGTCTTCCAGTGGAGGCC
Protein-coding sequences here:
- a CDS encoding acyl-ACP desaturase; amino-acid sequence: MTITSPHLGSSEAWTDAKLLYALEEVVEKELNRHLKVTKDWMPHEYVPWSDGRNFPGFFEDGEAWDPQQSKVTDIGKIALVVNLLTEDNLPSYHHEIASLFGRNGAWGTWVHRWTAEEGRHGIVMRDYLLASRAVDPDKLEAFRMQHMSEGFESDNSHSMLHSVAYVAFQELATRISHRNTGHQSGDPVCDRMLARIAQDENLHMIFYRNLLGAAFEIAPDLTMQAVRDVVVNFRMPGHGMPGFERMAAQMAIGGVYNLRIHHDDVLSPVIRFLKIMDIDGLGPEGQKAQEELGLFMNGLDSEARKFDERLAARAARLAARKG
- a CDS encoding ABC-F family ATP-binding cassette domain-containing protein — encoded protein: MSHPSAFLSCSALSFDWPDGTPVFDGFQLAVGPGRTGLIGLNGCGKSTLLKLAAGELTPSGGRISVAGTLGHLPQDATLDTALRVDEALGIRATRTALHSIEAGEATEANFAAVGDDWDVEERALATLDQLGLARIGLDRTVGELSGGECVLLRLAALLLARPDVLLLDEPTNNLDLRARQRLYAAVESWSGVMVLVSHDRELLERVDQIADLHDGEVHWYGGNFSAYERMLATEQEAAERTVRAAEADVQRQKRELSDAHLKLARRKRYGQKMYDTKREPKIVMGARKRAAQESAGKHRILHTERLADARERLDQAAEAVRDDAEIRIELPATEVPPGRRVLTLSDLRLAHGASVPGEWEVRGPERIALVGGNGSGKTTLLRTVAGLLPPVSGEAVTHVPARFLPQRLDVLDDDRSVVQNVARFAPQATDNQIRARLAHFLFRGARADRAAGTLSGGERFRATLAALLLAEPAPRLLMLDEPTNNLDLASVRQLAGALEAYEGALVVASHDVPFLESIGITRWLLLDGTLRPTSAEEVRESRWPG
- a CDS encoding WhiB family transcriptional regulator — its product is MSMNTTATTAPAWYDLALCAQTGPAFFFPEPGSSLRDAKRLCGACEGRAACLEYALANDERFGVWGGLSETERQALRPRR